In the genome of Spirochaetia bacterium, one region contains:
- a CDS encoding DUF364 domain-containing protein, producing MFAYYNKIVSLLAEEARKATIGMISIGLGYTAVVLNDGRCGLCCTLRDEKQGCMLWKDPVAYEGGNAYPLLQTLTDARCSGIGRTVALALANALNYESAIACGKDKGRLFDDLQLKAGSRLAMVGCFAPVVSQLEAKGVKVMMYDKGKHLGESEAFFNFASSEADAIILTATSFINGTFCDVLDALVPSMAPIAVLGPSTLMIPALYAGTNVKILGGTVPMDVEQVLMAIRHGKGTAELHRYSSKVYACLS from the coding sequence ATGTTTGCATACTATAATAAGATTGTTTCCCTGCTTGCTGAAGAAGCGAGGAAGGCTACCATTGGAATGATTTCCATAGGTCTTGGCTATACCGCTGTCGTGCTCAATGACGGACGGTGTGGCCTGTGCTGTACCTTGAGGGATGAAAAACAAGGATGCATGCTTTGGAAAGATCCGGTTGCCTATGAGGGTGGAAATGCCTATCCCTTGCTGCAGACATTGACGGATGCCCGTTGCAGTGGCATTGGACGGACTGTTGCCTTGGCTTTGGCAAATGCCCTTAACTATGAGTCTGCCATTGCATGCGGCAAAGACAAGGGAAGGCTGTTTGATGATTTGCAGCTGAAGGCCGGATCCAGACTTGCAATGGTCGGTTGTTTTGCTCCTGTGGTAAGCCAGCTTGAGGCAAAAGGTGTCAAAGTGATGATGTATGACAAAGGAAAGCATTTGGGGGAATCGGAGGCATTCTTCAATTTTGCCTCTTCAGAAGCAGATGCCATAATCCTGACGGCAACAAGTTTCATCAACGGAACTTTTTGTGATGTCCTTGATGCCTTGGTCCCCAGCATGGCACCGATAGCGGTGCTCGGTCCTTCGACTCTTATGATTCCTGCACTTTATGCAGGTACCAATGTCAAGATCTTGGGGGGGACTGTTCCGATGGATGTCGAGCAGGTTCTCATGGCTATACGGCATGGCAAGGGTACTGCTGAACTGCATCGCTATTCGTCAAAAGTCTATGCATGCCTGAGTTAA
- a CDS encoding MBL fold metallo-hydrolase has protein sequence MDTCTILMENTNTGLSSALVEHGLSCLIEARGIRFLFDTGATGKFLFNAQLVNKDLGGIDTVVLSHSHFDHSGGFRFAAEQLPVKRLVTGPGFFNPKYSGKVPLISYHGCGFDQDFLASHGISHEVVTDRLELAKGLFVVSGFTRSYPFETIDRKFVRKEGEKIVADDFQDEVALVLENEVSLTLFVGCSHPGILSIVKDVNTRFKKPVTRIIGGAHLNKAPYTRLNMTCKELYRLGVHQTFFCHCSGNVITTMLQDRDKVSAYSVSCGDEIIL, from the coding sequence ATGGATACATGTACCATTCTGATGGAAAATACCAATACGGGGTTGAGTTCTGCTCTTGTTGAGCATGGACTGTCCTGTCTTATCGAAGCCCGTGGCATCAGATTCCTTTTCGATACGGGAGCAACCGGTAAGTTCCTGTTCAATGCACAGCTTGTCAACAAGGATCTTGGCGGAATCGATACGGTCGTGCTCAGCCATAGCCATTTTGACCATAGTGGCGGCTTTAGGTTCGCGGCTGAACAATTGCCTGTCAAGCGTCTTGTTACAGGACCGGGATTCTTCAATCCGAAATACTCAGGGAAGGTGCCGCTCATCAGCTACCATGGCTGTGGCTTTGACCAGGATTTTCTTGCCAGCCATGGCATATCGCATGAAGTGGTGACTGACAGGCTCGAATTGGCAAAGGGACTTTTCGTAGTTTCTGGTTTTACCCGTTCATACCCGTTCGAGACGATAGACCGGAAATTTGTCCGTAAGGAAGGTGAAAAGATAGTAGCGGACGACTTCCAGGATGAAGTAGCGCTTGTCTTGGAAAACGAAGTGTCACTGACTTTGTTCGTCGGCTGTTCACATCCGGGTATCCTCTCTATAGTCAAGGATGTCAATACCCGTTTCAAGAAACCCGTAACACGCATCATAGGCGGGGCCCATCTGAACAAGGCACCGTATACCCGTCTGAACATGACCTGCAAGGAACTGTACAGGCTTGGGGTCCACCAGACTTTTTTCTGCCATTGCAGTGGAAATGTAATCACTACCATGCTCCAGGACCGAGACAAGGTATCAGCCTATTCCGTTTCTTGTGGAGATGAGATTATCCTTTGA
- a CDS encoding methyltransferase domain-containing protein, producing MIPLYILGILLRFGPQHGYRIKKIIAEQLSDFTQIKLPTIYYHLEGMQKNGLLKILDGKSEGKTEKTVYAITDKGKQVFQGLLAKLLKSEYRPVYPNDAVFYFFEYLDPDAIQESLQDYANRLEGVIAYLEKHRKETLAYVPEDATVPVTVIFDHHMQHYQGRACIGRGRHWKKFVGKKDNDMIEPRKIETDEGIQDNVTVKIFDDFARNMRDKGWNNVNVILKSGITGGKVLEIGPGPGYVGLEWLKKTSESGLSAIEISNAMILLAEKNAKAYGLQDRVHYIEGNCMQLPFDAMSFDAVFSNGSLHEWKDPIKAFNEIHRVLVPGGRLCITDLRRDVGTSRKWMIYHSTFSKEIRPGLLTSLGAAYTVKELQEIIRKTAFHNLTIQEAFFGLCISGTKQ from the coding sequence ATGATTCCGCTTTATATCCTTGGTATTTTACTTCGTTTTGGACCTCAGCATGGTTATAGGATTAAGAAGATCATTGCTGAGCAACTATCTGATTTTACCCAGATAAAATTACCGACCATCTACTATCATCTGGAAGGAATGCAGAAGAATGGTTTGCTGAAGATTCTTGATGGAAAGAGTGAAGGTAAAACAGAAAAGACTGTATATGCAATTACTGACAAAGGAAAACAGGTATTCCAAGGGTTGCTGGCCAAGTTGCTGAAATCCGAGTATCGTCCGGTCTATCCGAATGATGCGGTCTTCTATTTCTTTGAGTATCTTGATCCCGATGCAATCCAGGAAAGTCTGCAGGATTATGCCAATAGGTTGGAAGGAGTAATTGCCTATTTGGAAAAACATAGGAAAGAAACTCTTGCATACGTCCCTGAGGATGCGACTGTGCCAGTAACTGTCATTTTTGACCATCATATGCAGCACTATCAGGGCAGAGCTTGCATTGGGCGAGGGAGGCACTGGAAAAAATTCGTAGGAAAGAAAGACAATGATATGATAGAACCAAGGAAAATTGAAACGGATGAGGGGATCCAGGACAATGTGACTGTGAAAATCTTTGATGATTTTGCCAGGAACATGAGGGATAAGGGATGGAACAATGTGAATGTCATACTGAAGTCCGGTATTACGGGGGGCAAGGTACTGGAAATCGGTCCTGGACCGGGATATGTCGGATTGGAATGGCTGAAGAAGACTTCGGAAAGTGGGTTGTCAGCAATTGAAATCAGCAATGCAATGATTCTACTTGCAGAAAAGAATGCAAAGGCATATGGACTGCAGGATAGGGTTCACTACATTGAAGGAAACTGCATGCAGCTGCCTTTTGATGCAATGTCCTTTGATGCGGTGTTTTCAAACGGTTCATTGCATGAGTGGAAGGATCCCATCAAGGCATTCAATGAAATTCATAGAGTGCTTGTACCAGGAGGACGTCTGTGCATAACAGATCTGAGACGTGACGTCGGGACAAGCCGGAAATGGATGATCTATCATTCGACCTTTTCCAAGGAAATAAGACCTGGTCTTCTTACTTCCTTGGGTGCTGCCTACACCGTAAAGGAATTGCAGGAGATTATTAGGAAAACTGCTTTCCATAATCTGACGATACAGGAGGCATTTTTTGGGCTTTGCATATCAGGAACCAAACAATAG
- a CDS encoding M18 family aminopeptidase produces MEQNYIDDTQALLKFIEASPTSFQATAETAHRLKLAGFTELDEKKRFNCKAGGKYYVSRNCSAIIAFILPETEPEEISIIAAHTDSPSFYLKVNPEIVIENKYTVLNTEGYGGMLIAPWFDRPLSLAGRAFVKSGKTVEERLVNFDRDLVAIVNLAIHQNRKANDGKSYSKQKDSLPILALGNHKNGIKQLLAQQLGVKEDNLADYDLFLYNRMKGTIWGLEGEFFSSPRIDDLQCAYCGLEALLASKKQTNSIKLLALMDNEEVGSGTKQGAMGDFLLSTVRRIGYSLGLDEEQRLMLQSKGFMLSADNGHALHPNYREACDPVNHPVPNGGILIKHSANQKYTTDAFSAAMLKTILDSKNIPYQEFVNNSDQPGGSTLGNLANMHLSLPTVDIGVAQLAMHSPYETGGVMDTSFLKEGMTAFYDTAR; encoded by the coding sequence ATGGAACAAAATTACATCGATGATACACAGGCCTTGCTGAAATTCATTGAAGCAAGCCCTACCAGTTTTCAAGCTACGGCTGAAACTGCACATAGGTTGAAACTGGCAGGATTCACTGAACTTGATGAAAAGAAAAGATTCAATTGCAAAGCCGGTGGCAAATACTATGTATCCCGAAACTGTTCCGCAATCATTGCATTCATTCTTCCCGAGACAGAACCTGAAGAAATATCAATCATTGCCGCTCACACTGACTCACCTTCCTTTTACCTCAAGGTCAATCCTGAGATCGTCATAGAAAACAAGTACACGGTACTCAATACCGAAGGGTATGGCGGCATGCTCATAGCTCCCTGGTTCGACCGTCCGCTTTCCCTTGCGGGTAGAGCTTTTGTCAAATCAGGAAAAACAGTTGAAGAAAGACTGGTCAACTTTGATCGGGATTTGGTTGCCATCGTCAACCTGGCTATCCACCAGAACAGGAAGGCAAACGACGGCAAAAGCTACAGCAAGCAGAAAGACAGCCTGCCTATCCTTGCCTTGGGGAACCACAAGAATGGCATCAAACAGCTGTTGGCACAGCAACTTGGCGTAAAGGAAGACAATCTTGCTGACTATGATCTCTTTCTCTACAACAGGATGAAAGGAACCATCTGGGGCCTTGAGGGAGAATTCTTTTCCTCTCCGAGAATTGATGACCTGCAGTGTGCCTATTGTGGTTTGGAAGCACTGCTTGCAAGCAAGAAACAGACAAACAGCATAAAACTGCTTGCCTTGATGGACAACGAAGAAGTCGGAAGTGGTACCAAGCAAGGCGCTATGGGTGATTTTTTGCTGTCAACCGTCAGAAGAATAGGATATAGCCTTGGGTTGGATGAAGAACAACGCCTCATGCTCCAGTCAAAAGGGTTCATGCTCTCTGCAGATAACGGGCATGCTCTGCATCCTAACTATAGGGAAGCCTGTGATCCGGTCAACCATCCGGTTCCTAACGGAGGCATACTGATCAAGCACAGTGCAAACCAAAAATACACTACGGATGCTTTCAGTGCAGCTATGCTGAAAACCATCTTGGATTCCAAAAACATACCATACCAAGAGTTCGTCAACAATTCCGATCAACCTGGAGGCTCTACGTTAGGCAACCTTGCAAACATGCATCTTTCCCTGCCGACGGTGGATATAGGCGTAGCCCAACTGGCAATGCATTCCCCTTACGAGACTGGCGGCGTCATGGATACCAGCTTCCTCAAAGAAGGAATGACAGCCTTCTATGATACAGCCAGATAA
- a CDS encoding helix-turn-helix domain-containing protein → MTEVLYRPDHMILSVGYRQPSFHRHLAKHILVSLQSKLECRVAGQVLQCKGICIDSEVFHTAAPLSGTLLVLLVDETSSLSDQLEDIYLRGQSFCILDEESCSRVTEAWEKRCDDWKQVDADLLSCFGFHLGQVSAYDVRIRTVVDYLHRSETVDGNTLDILCKSICLSKSRLAHLFKQQIGVSLGSYMVFEKVRKTYGYVQSGEDLTTACIHAGFYSSSHFSATYRRMFGLSCRDFHHGTIIHDIS, encoded by the coding sequence ATGACTGAAGTTCTTTATCGGCCTGACCATATGATTCTTTCCGTAGGGTACAGGCAACCATCCTTTCATCGACATCTTGCAAAACATATTTTGGTCAGCCTGCAGAGTAAGTTGGAGTGTAGGGTAGCTGGCCAAGTATTGCAATGCAAAGGTATCTGCATTGATTCCGAAGTATTCCATACGGCAGCTCCATTGTCCGGTACCTTGCTTGTGTTGTTGGTTGACGAAACGAGCAGCCTTTCAGACCAACTGGAAGATATATACCTGAGGGGGCAATCTTTCTGTATCTTGGATGAAGAATCTTGTAGCCGTGTAACAGAAGCATGGGAAAAACGTTGTGATGACTGGAAACAAGTGGATGCCGATCTTCTTTCTTGTTTCGGTTTTCATCTTGGCCAAGTCAGTGCATATGATGTCAGGATCCGTACTGTCGTAGACTATCTGCATAGAAGCGAAACGGTTGATGGAAATACATTGGATATTCTTTGTAAAAGTATTTGCCTATCAAAAAGCCGGTTGGCACATTTGTTCAAGCAGCAGATCGGAGTGTCTTTGGGCAGTTATATGGTATTTGAAAAAGTTCGGAAAACCTATGGCTATGTACAGAGTGGAGAAGACTTGACTACGGCCTGCATACATGCTGGTTTCTATAGTTCCTCTCATTTTTCTGCTACCTATCGTCGTATGTTCGGATTGTCCTGCCGTGATTTTCACCATGGAACCATCATTCACGATATATCGTAG